From a single Paenibacillus sp. FSL R5-0345 genomic region:
- a CDS encoding aspartyl-phosphate phosphatase Spo0E family protein: protein MTLYQGSSENIYRRDYREDELFVTIESLRCELLEVAEQRSLSDHAVLELSERLDSYILLAQHKMMENLRSRKSGATPYGRSSKAAITIS from the coding sequence GTGACATTATATCAAGGTTCTTCCGAGAATATTTATAGAAGAGACTACAGAGAAGATGAACTGTTTGTGACTATAGAGAGCCTTAGATGTGAATTGCTGGAAGTTGCGGAGCAACGGAGTCTTAGTGACCATGCAGTATTAGAGCTAAGCGAGCGATTGGACAGCTATATTTTGCTGGCACAACATAAGATGATGGAGAATTTGCGTAGTCGCAAGTCAGGCGCAACGCCCTACGGCAGAAGCTCAAAAGCCGCTATTACAATAAGTTAA